CGTGCTCGGCGCTCGTTCCCCCTCGTCCGAGCGGGCGGCGACGAGCGCGCCGCGGGCCACGCTGTAGAGCGGCTCGCTCGCCTGCTGGACGCCGCTGACCGAGAAGGGGATGTCGGCGTCCTCGAGGTGGTCCTCGAAGAGTTTCTCGAAGCCGCGGGGACTCGAGGTCCCGCCGGTGACGACGACGGGCACGTCCAGTCCCTCCTCGACGTCCTCCTCGTTGACCTCGCGGGAGATGTGTTCGATCACGTAGTCCAAGAGGTTCTCGTAGTAGATGGCGAGCGCGCCCTCGACGCCACCGATGTCGGTCCGGAAGTCGAGTTTGAAGTCGTCCTCCTTGATTGAGGTCACCTTGTCGACCGGCGTCCCGGTCGCCTGGGCGGCCTGCTCGTCGATCCAGTCGCCGCCGCGAGCGACTGAGAAGGTCATGACGGGCACCGCGTAGTAGGACAGACAGACGTTGGTCATGCCCGCCCCGAAGCTGATTCCCAGCCCCGTGAAGTCCCGATCCGCGAGTTCCGAGTAGATGACCGCCATCCCCTCGTTGATCGGCTCGACGTCGTAGCCCATGTCACCGAGGAACGATTCCACGGTTTTCTCGTGATAGAGCGTCGAGAGCTCCGAGTCGATGGGGTCGGCCGGACTCGAGAAGAACAGGCGCTCGTTTCTGTGTGCGGGTTCGCCGACCACCTGTTCGGTGATGAGCTTGATCATCGGGATGGCCGAGCGCTCGTTGCTCGAGAGGATCCCGTGTTGCATCGGCCGTCTCGTCTCGCGGTTGAAGATATTCGCGAAGTTGAGCGCGTCGTCGCCCACCACGTACACCCGGTCGTCCTTGCGGATGTGCAGTACGTCGCTTCGCGAGAGCATCTGCTCCGCCATGTCCGAATACTCGATCTCCACGAAGGAGTTTCGCTGCTGGACGAAGACGGTGTCCGAACCGTCCTGCTGGGCCGAGAGGATGTTCATCGTGCCGACGTCGAGTCCTTTAGCCATAGTTGTATGATATACTGATAGATAATAAATCTATCTAAAAATAGCACAAATAAAATATGTCTCAGGAGCGGTCGAGGATACTCGCGATCCGCGTCCGGAGACGCTCGAAGGGGGTGTCCTTCGTCGCCAGCGCCTCCGCGCGTTTTCGCTCGCGCAGTTCCGAGAGCGCGGCGGCCTGATCGTCCGTGCCGCTTCCGGTGGCCTGCTCCTTCCGACCGCCCTGCAGGCCCTGGAGGTTCGCGACCGCCCCCTCGACCGCGGTGCCGGAGGCGCGCGTGGTCGGTGCCTCCACCCGGTCGAACGAAGAACGGTCCACGTCGTCGGTACCGGTGTCGACGGCGAGTTTGCGCGTCTCCTTCCGTCGGATGCCGCCCCACGAGAGGTTCACGCCGTCCATCGCCTCTTCGATGTCGCGAGCCACCCGCTCGTCGCTGATCTCCTCGCGCGGGTCCTCCTCGACCGGCGCCGGCCGCGAACGTTCGAGGTGGTGGGCGACCAGCGCCGCCCCCGTCGAGGCGACGACGATCGCCAGTCCCCCCGCGTAGAGGGCGATCCCCTGGGCGCTGTAGTCCGCCGCGGTCTGGACGTTCCAGTTGCTCGGGTAGACGGCAAGGAAAAAGGCCATCGAGGCGAGACAGACGGCGATTCCTACGCCCGCCCCGTACAGCGCCCGGCGGCTCACGGGGAGGAGGACGACGATGCCGACCATGCCAGTGGGTAGGCCCAGCGACGCGAAGACGACCGCCACCTGTCGCAGGGCCCAGTAGAACTCGCCGCCGGGTTCGACGCTCGCGCTCCACAGGAACAGCGCGAGCCCACAGACCGCGAGGGCGATCCCGCCGACGAACAGCCCGAACCCGGCGTAGACGTCCGTGCGCGCGTCCGGCTCGCCGATATACCGCTCGTACCACTCGAAGAGGACCGATACCCGGGAATCCGTGGCCATTGCCGAAGTAGTATGCGAGCCATAGTATCAATATCTTTTGGTTATTAACATAGAAATTATATGACGAAGGCTAAGGATCGGGCGTTCGAGCGGTCGGACATGGCCGAACTCGACCCACAGGCCGAGGCGTTGCTCGAAACCGTCGAGACGATGGGACTGCCGCCGACGTACGCGCTCTCCCCCGAGAGCGCCCGCGAACGGTTGGCCGAACTGTTCGCGAGCGAGGGCGAACCCGTCGACCGCGTCGAGGACTTCTCGATTCCCGGACCCGACGAACCGGTTCCGGTTCGCCTCTACGCGCCCGCGGGCGACGGCCATCCCTTGCTCATGTTCTATCACGGCGGCGGGTGGGTCATCGGCGACATCGAGACCTACGACGCGGTCTGTCGCGCCCTCTCGAACGCCGCCGACTGTGCGGTGCTCTCGGTCGACTATCGACTAGCCCCGGAACACCCGTTTCCGGCGGCCGTCGAGGACGCCTACGCCGCCCTTGAGTGGGCCGCCGAGTACGCCGAACGGATCAACTGCGATCCCCGGAGGGTGGCCGTCGGCGGCGACAGCGCCGAGGGCAACCTCGCGGCGGCCGTCTCGCTGATGAGCCGGGATCAAAAGGGTCCCGAGATCGCCCACCAACTCCTCGTCTATCCCGCGGTCGCCTCGCCCGCGGTCCACGCGTTTCCGAGCTACGAGGAGAATTCTCAAGGATATCTGCTCGAAGCCGCGAGTATCGAGTGGTTCCTCGAGCGCTACCTCCCCGACCCCGTCGATCACCGGAACGCCTACGCCGCGCCGCTGCTCGCACGGGACTACTCCGACCTCCCTTCGGCGACCGTTCTGACTGCTGGCTTCGACCCGCTTCGCGACGAGGGACGGGAGTACGCCGATCGGCTTGAGTCGGCGGGCGTCGAGGTCACTCGCCACGAGTACGAGGGGATGATCCACGGGTTCGTGAACCTGCTCGACCACCTCAACGCTGCGGGTGAGGCGATCGAAACGCTTGGCGAGGATCTCCAACGGGCGTTCCGGTAGGTTGTCCCGCTCCGACCGGACACAGGGACTCGAAAACGGATCTCAATCGGGGCGTTGGGGGGTTGTAGGTGTACGCCACCGAGAACTTGGTCGGTGCTTTCGCGTCCCGGACCCAGTACTCGACGACGGTCTGGACCGCGAGTTCGTCCGATTCGTCCCGCGTGTCCATCACGCGGTAGGTCGATTCCATCGCCGATCCGTCGAACGTCGTCGCGTCGCTTTCGAGTTGCTTCGTCTTCGGCAACACGAGTCCGGCGAACGTGAGAAAACCCTCCTCGAAATCCGTGTCCTCGAACTTCGCGGCGAACACCTGGTCCTCCTCGCGGATATACTCCCAACGGACGCGTTCTGCCTCGCTTCGGGTCGTGATCAGCGCGAAGTACTGGTGGGGATACGCGCTGTCGAAGCTGATTCCGGTGTCGGCGACGAGCGCCTCCTCGGTCCGGATGGATCCGCCCCGTCTGAACTGGTATCTCTCCGTGAAGGGGAGATCGATACAGCCTACAACGGACCCAGCACCGACCGCGGCGAGACCGAGAAATCCTCTCCGATTACGAGTCATATATCGACAACATCGCCAATATATATATATATAATTTTAGATGAGAAGTGAATTGATGAGAAAGTGGGTACGGAGACCTACCAGGTGCCGTGGAACGTGTCGAATTCGAGGGAATCGAGCGGCTCGTTCCCGACCGCGATCTCGTACTCACCCGGAGTCAACATCGGCTTGTGGAACTGCGGGCCGTCGTCGGTGGTGATACGGGGACAGCCGGTGTTGACGAACGCGTCCATGTCGAAGTTTCGCAGGCGGTCGGGGGTGACCTCGTCCATCGTGATCAGGTAGGCGTTCTCGTTCTCGTCGACGATCCTC
The DNA window shown above is from Halalkalicoccus sp. NIPERK01 and carries:
- a CDS encoding cell division protein FtsA codes for the protein MAKGLDVGTMNILSAQQDGSDTVFVQQRNSFVEIEYSDMAEQMLSRSDVLHIRKDDRVYVVGDDALNFANIFNRETRRPMQHGILSSNERSAIPMIKLITEQVVGEPAHRNERLFFSSPADPIDSELSTLYHEKTVESFLGDMGYDVEPINEGMAVIYSELADRDFTGLGISFGAGMTNVCLSYYAVPVMTFSVARGGDWIDEQAAQATGTPVDKVTSIKEDDFKLDFRTDIGGVEGALAIYYENLLDYVIEHISREVNEEDVEEGLDVPVVVTGGTSSPRGFEKLFEDHLEDADIPFSVSGVQQASEPLYSVARGALVAARSDEGERAPSTEAAATDGGESDETDDADEAEAGE
- a CDS encoding permease; translated protein: MATDSRVSVLFEWYERYIGEPDARTDVYAGFGLFVGGIALAVCGLALFLWSASVEPGGEFYWALRQVAVVFASLGLPTGMVGIVVLLPVSRRALYGAGVGIAVCLASMAFFLAVYPSNWNVQTAADYSAQGIALYAGGLAIVVASTGAALVAHHLERSRPAPVEEDPREEISDERVARDIEEAMDGVNLSWGGIRRKETRKLAVDTGTDDVDRSSFDRVEAPTTRASGTAVEGAVANLQGLQGGRKEQATGSGTDDQAAALSELRERKRAEALATKDTPFERLRTRIASILDRS
- a CDS encoding alpha/beta hydrolase — translated: MAELDPQAEALLETVETMGLPPTYALSPESARERLAELFASEGEPVDRVEDFSIPGPDEPVPVRLYAPAGDGHPLLMFYHGGGWVIGDIETYDAVCRALSNAADCAVLSVDYRLAPEHPFPAAVEDAYAALEWAAEYAERINCDPRRVAVGGDSAEGNLAAAVSLMSRDQKGPEIAHQLLVYPAVASPAVHAFPSYEENSQGYLLEAASIEWFLERYLPDPVDHRNAYAAPLLARDYSDLPSATVLTAGFDPLRDEGREYADRLESAGVEVTRHEYEGMIHGFVNLLDHLNAAGEAIETLGEDLQRAFR